In Flavobacterium piscisymbiosum, the sequence CCTGAGGATGATCGTACCAGTTATTCCATAATTCTTCTCCTTTTTCAGAAGGCTTTCCTTCTAAAAAAAGTTGTACGTCTTGATGTAATTTTTCAGGCATTATAATTTGTTTATCTCTTTAATAGTATGTCTTGGGATTGTTACTTTTAGGTAGGTGCTTAAGGTTACGCTTTTGTTAAGAAAAAGCGTTCACTCATAATTTTTAGAAAACAATGATCAATTGAATTCGCCCAAATAGTTTCGCATAAATTTTAGCGCATAAGCAATATGATACTTTACGGTTTCGTGCGATACATTGAGTTCTTCGGCGATTTCTTTGTTGGTGTAATGTTTGATGCGGCTTAGAATAAAAACTTCCTTGGATTTTTTGGGCAATAATAAAGTGGCTTTGTCGACCGCTTCCTGAAGTTCCTCGTAATAAATAGCATCTTCGGTGGCATTGGTACTATTGTGGTCATTTGTACTTCTGTCGGTAACCTCTTTTATATATTGGTCGGTAGTATTATGCGATTTGATATAATCTAAAGTCACATAACGAACCGAAGTGTAGATATAAGCCGAAAATTTCTTTTGAATCACCAAAGTCTTTCGACGTTCCCAAATAGTGGTAAAAACTTCCTGAACAATTTCTTCAGCAACCGGAACCGATTTCATTCGCACATAAACAAAGCGAACCAATGCATCCCGATACCGAAAATACAATTCATCAAACGCTTTGTCTTTTCCTTGTTTCAATAATTCAACAAGCTGCTCATCTGTAAATCCTTTATACATGATGCAGTATTTTTGTATTATTTGGCAAATGAACGGTGCTGGCTAAAACACCAATTCTGATTATTTTTTTGCGATGTATTCTTAATTTAAAAAATGACATATACTACAAGTGTGTTGTTTATAATATGTCTCCAAAATTAGAACTGAGGGTAGGTCTGCAAGGTTACGTTTACATTAATAAAAATGTCCGGTTATAAAACATTGTATTAACATTTCGTCTCTTAGATGTTATGCGCCAGATATTTGTATGATATCGCTTATTAACTCCATAAAAAGGGAACAGTTAAAAAAAACTATTCCTGTATAATTTTTTAAACAAACTTTTAGTAGAGTTTTTTTTGAATGTAAAAAACATTCATTCGAGGTTAAATTTTAAAAACCATTCGATGATTAAAAAAATATTTTAATAATTAAACTCAATTCTTATAATTATTTAAAAAATATAGTAAGTTTGTAAGAGACACGTAATTATAAAAAGCGATGAGTTTAAAAGATTTATTAGACAATAGTAAAGATAAAAGTCTTTCTGGCCAGAAATGGCATATGCTACGACAATCTATAACGAAACGTTTACTTTCAGGAGGTAATTCGACGATTGCCGAATTAAGTACAGAATTACAATCCAGTGTCCCAACCGTAACCAAAGCTGTCAACGAATTACTGACCGAAGGTTATGTGGTTGATATGGGAAAAATCACCAATAGCGGTGGCCGAAGACCTTCCTTATATAGTATCAACCCAACCTGCGCTTATTTTCTAGGTGTTGAGGTGGGCATCAGCAGTATGTCTATTGGGTTACAAAACATCAAAAATGAACTGGTTAGCGTAGAATTGGGCGCATCGTTTATTTTAGAAAATACTCAAAAATCATTATTAAAATTTTGCGAACTCATCAACTCTTTTATCGAAGATAGTTCTGTAGATAAAAAACTGATTGTGGGTGTTTGCATCAACTTTTCGGGACGTATCAATTCCATGGAAGGCTTTAGTTATAATTATTTCTTTAGCGAAAACCGACCGTTGAACGAAATCATTTCAGAACAATTGGATCTTCCCGTTCATTTAGAAAACGATACGCGTGCCATGGCTTTTGGTGAGTATTGCGAAGGTGTTGTCGATGATGAACAAAATATCATTTTTGTCAATTACAGCTGGGGAGTTGCTATCGGGATGATTACAGATGGTAAGCTATATTACGGAAAATCAGGATATTCAGGAGAATTTGGACATAGTACCATTTTCAATAATGATATCATGTGCCAATGTGGAAAACTAGGTTGTCTAGAAACCGAAATTTCTGGCTGGTCGCTGATCAATCAATTTAAAGAAGCTGTAAAAGAGGGAAAACAATCAAAAGTTACACTTGATGAAAGTTCTTCTACCCTTCAGCATAATGCTATTATTGCCGGAGCTGTAAATCTCGAAGACACTCTTTGTGTCGATCTGGTTACGCAGCAAAGCGAAAAAATGGGACGTTATTTATCTATTTTATTAAATATCTTCAACCCTGATCTACTGGTAATTGGCGGAGATTTCGCACAATTAGGCGACTATGCCTTATTACCTATTCAATCTGCATTAAAAAAATATTCACTGGGTTTAGTCAACCGTGATATGAAACTCAAAAAGTCTGCTTTAGGCCGTCGTGCGGGCGTTATTGGTGCTTGCTGTGTCATCAAAGAAAAGATGTTATTCCCATTAATTAATAACTAAATTTTCCAACTACTTCTTAATTATTAAAATATTTTAATAACTAATATTGTTATTTTAAAATATTTTATATCTTTACCTCATAATAATAAATTAATTTATTCATAAGATTTTCATAACATTCAAAAGGATTATAAATTTTGACTGTTAAAAGATCGTAATAATGATATCCGGACTTGTAAAATATTCCTAAATACGAAATTGCATTATCATCAAAGAATAGTTTTTATTATTCCCTGCATTTCAAAAAAGAAAATAAAATACAAGATCAGGATGCTGAAGAAAATAGCTTAAAAAAGAATACACGTTTTATATATGAAGTAAGAACAATTAAAGATCAATCCTAAAAAATATCAATAAAAACCATTGCATACAAAATTTGTTTTTTAGTCATAAAAAAGCCAGCGAATGCTTGCAACATTGCTGGCCGGTTCCCCGATAGGAACAATGATTTGAAAATTAATAAACAGACCTTTAACAAAGTTATTATTAACCAAACCATTACAAAAGTATGAAATTATTGCCTAAAAGTAAACCTATCAATTGTAGGTTTACTCCTAAACACGGAAAAGTTATAAAATTGACCTCCACGTTGCTTTTAGTTTTTACCATGCAGCTAGCAACTGCAAAAACAGAAAAAAGTATTGCACTTACATATAACAATGTAAAAAAGAATGACCCAATCCAAAAGAAAGTTACCGGTACCGTTACAAACGAAAAAGGAGAAGCTTTACCTGGTGTAAACATAGTGGCAAAAGGAACGAACTTTAGCGCTCAGACAGATTTTGACGGAAAATTTACTATCGATGTACCGGATAATGCGACGACTTTAATCGTTTCTTATATTGGTCTTCAGGAACAAGAAGTTGCTATAGGAACTGCACCACTTAATATTGTTCTTAAAGAGATAGGACAACAAATGAATGAGGTAATTGTGGTAGGTTACGGTTCTCAAAACCGAAGAACTTTAAGTACAGCCGTTTCTAAACTGGACAAAAAAGTATTAGAAAATGTACCTTACTCAAACGTAACGCAATCTTTGCAAGGAAACGTAACTGGTTTGGTGGTAAAAACCTCTTCTGGTCAGCCCGGAAAAGCATCGAACATTTTAGTTCGTGGAGGAACTTCTATCGATAATCCGGCCGGAGCGACACCTTTATATATAGTAGATGGTGTGATTCGTACGCAAATTGATGATATTAACTCTCTTGATATTGCTTCGCTTCAGGTTCTTAAAGATGCCGCTGCAACCTCAATATATGGGGCACGTGCTTCAAATGGTGTAATTATTATTACTACCAATACGGGGAAATCCGGTAAAATGAAAGTTACTTATAGTGTTTCTACTCAAAGCAGCACAATTGGTAAAAAATACAATTTTATGGATGGCGGAGATTACATCAAATTTCAACGTCAGGGTCTTTATAATGCGGCAGAACTGGCCGGACTTTCTACTACAACCGGTATTGCAAGATTGGGTCAGTTAACGGGTGCAACTCCTGCAGGTACGGGAAATAATCTTCAAAACAATACACCTTTTGCTACTTTATTAAAATCTAATTTATCGCCTGAAACTATTAGTACACTTCAGGCAAAAGGCTGGCAGGAATTGCAAGATCCTTTAAATCCTGCTAGTACTATTATGTACAAAAGTACAGACTGGAACGATGTTTTATTTCAGACTGCTATGACGCAAAGCCATACGCTTGGTTTTAGCGGAGGTAATGATACAGGAGTTTTCGACTTAAGTTTAGGATACTTAAAAGGTGATGGTATTACCATATTTACAGGTTATCAAAGGTTTACCAGTAAATTGAATGCTTCACTAAAAATAGCCGATAATTTTACTATTAATGGCCGTATGTTATTTTCTAAAGCAAGCAACAATCAGGTAGTAGCCAATAGTGTGGTTTTCAACAGATATTTAGGAAACTCGCCTACTACAAAAATGTATTTAGAAGACGGAACGCTAGCTCCGGGTCAAAATAACATTAACGGGAATCCATTGTACCAAATGGGGAAAATGAAGGGAATCAACGAAAACAATAAATTGCAAATGAGCGTTGATGGTGAATTAAGGCTTGCCAAAGATTTTACCTTTACGCCTTCGATGTCGCTTTATAGCGAAAATGAAAATGACAACACTTTTCAACAGGCATTTTTAAGCGGAAGCAGCGGTTTGGTAGACAATACGCGTACTGCAACGAGATTAAGCAATCAAATTTCTCAGGTACAATACGAAGGAGTTTTTGCTTATAAAAAAGACTGGGAAAACATTGGTGATTTTGATGCCAAATTAGGAGTTTCTAAATACGACAGAACCATAAAAGCTTTTAATGCTTCAGGAAAAGGAAGCCCGTCAGATTTAGCGCAAACTTTGGACTCATCTCCTATTCCGGTTTCGGTTTACAGCAACAATACCAAATTGGTTTTAAATAGTGTTTTCGGGCGTTTAAATTACGATTACAAAAACAGGTATTTTGCAACAGCTTCTTTCCGTTATGACGGTTCATCAAGTTTAGGACCTGATAACAGATATGGTTTCTTTCCGGGAATTTCTGCGGGATGGAACATGCAGGAAGAAAAATTCTGGACGGCTACAATGCCAAAAGTTATTTCTTCACTTAAACTTAGAGGAAGTTATGGTGTAAATGGTAACTTAGGGACTTTGGGAGATTTTCAGGCCGGAGGATTATATTCGGGATCAACAAATGGTATCGCCAACAGTTACAACGGACAATCGGCGATTATCAACTCACAAATTGCCAATCCGGGATTAAAATGGGAACAATCTGAAACTATAAATGGTGGTTTTGATTTGGGTTTCAACGAAGACAAAATCAGAATTATTGGGGATTTTTATAACAAACTGACTTCTGATTTATTAACGAATTTAACGCTTCCTTCAAACAGTGGTTTCTCTACGGTTTTAACTAATCTTGGAGGATTAAGAAGTAAAGGTTTCGAATTAGAAATACAAGCAAATTTGTACAATCAAAACGACTGGAAAATTAATGTTGGAGCAAACGTTTCTCATAATACCAACACGATCGAAAAACTTCCATCAAACGGAAATTTAAACAACCGAATTGGCGGAACTGAGATTTTCGATCAAAATAGTGGTACTTATCAATATGTGGGAGGTTTACAGGAAGGACAAAAAATTGGAAATTTCTACGCACACAAACAATTATACATTCTTTCGACTCAGGCAGAAGCCGATGCTTACAACTTAAAAGTTCATGATACTTATGTAACTAAAACAGCTGCCGCAGGTGGTAATCCTGAAGGTAAAAAATTCGCCGGAGATGCTGTATTCGAAGATACTGACAACAATGGTGTAATCGACAGCAGAGACAGAAAGTATATGGGGAATATGTTCCCAACGTTTGTGGGAGGCTTTAATTTTGATGCTTCATACAAAGGATTTTCATTAACTGTAAGAACAGATTACTCTCTGGGAGCTACAATTTACAACGAATCAAGAGCCCGTTTCTTAGGTCAGTTTCAGGGTAACTACGGATTATTGGCAGAAAGTGCACAATCTTGGCAAAAAGAAGGTGATATTACAGATGTACCACGCTACCGTTGGGCAGATCAAACGAACCAAAACAACTTGTTTAGATCAGAAGCTAGTGGAGCTGCTTACAACACCAATATGTTTCAGGGAAACAGCCGTTACTACGAAAGCGGAGATTACTTGTGTATTAGAGAAATTACCTTTAGTTATAATTTTCCAAAATCATGGGTTGAAAAAGCTAAGTTAGCCTCACTTCGTATGTATGTTACGGGAAGCAACTTATACTATTTCACTAAATACAGCGGATTAAGCCCTGAAGTACAAGGTATCGACGGAGGATCTAGTTTAGGATTATCTGCAGCAGGTTCAACCGGAACGTATCCTGTTCCAAGAAATATTATCCTTGGTTTAAATATCAGTTTGTAAATTTTAATACTAAAATCATGAAAAAGAAATTTCTTCTCTATACACTATTTTTTACTACTCTATCTCTATTCAACTCTTGTCAGGATGATTTAGAACTAACTTCTGATAGTATCATTACATCTGACAGTTTTTGGAAAACAGAAGATGATGCCAAAGCTGGCGTAAACGGAATGTACGTGAACTTTAGAATCCAGACACAGCAAAATTATTATTTGCTGGGCGGAGCCAGAAGTGCCGAAATAACAGGTGGTGTTCAGTCGCCACTAACATTAGCCAATTATTATAATAACCTTCTTACGCCGCAAAACATCGACGTAGACTGGGCTGGTTTATATACCGTAGTACATTCGGCCAATTTAGTTTTAAAGTATGTACCGCAAATTACGTTTAGTCCAACAACGGTAAATGAGCAAAAACGATATATTGCACAAGCCTATTCAATGCGTGCATTGTGCTATTTTATCATGGCACGTTCGTGGGGTGGTGTTCCAATTGTTACAGATCCTACTGAAAATGCCAATCAGTCGCAATACATAATTCCGCGTAATAGCATCGAAGAAACATTTGCTTTCATCAAAAAAGATATTGATGCTGCCATTGCCAACTTTCCGGATGCTACAAACAATAAAACGCAGTTGTCGCTTGCCTCGATCTACGCTTTAAAAGCAGATGTAAATTTATGGACAGCAAAACAATTAGGCGGAGGAACAGCAGATTTGAATACGGCATTGACAGCCATAAACACAATCCCGGGAACTCCAACTTTATTACCTAACTTTAAAGATGTTTTTGCTTATGACAAAAAAGCAAATGCTGAGGTAGTTTTTGCTGTGCGTTATTCTCTGGCAGATTTACCATCGAATTTAGCAGACAACTGGAATCAGTTTATGTTTGTGGGGCCAAGTGATTTTGCACCGTTAACTTCTGCAACAGCA encodes:
- a CDS encoding RNA polymerase sigma-70 factor; protein product: MYKGFTDEQLVELLKQGKDKAFDELYFRYRDALVRFVYVRMKSVPVAEEIVQEVFTTIWERRKTLVIQKKFSAYIYTSVRYVTLDYIKSHNTTDQYIKEVTDRSTNDHNSTNATEDAIYYEELQEAVDKATLLLPKKSKEVFILSRIKHYTNKEIAEELNVSHETVKYHIAYALKFMRNYLGEFN
- a CDS encoding ROK family transcriptional regulator; amino-acid sequence: MSLKDLLDNSKDKSLSGQKWHMLRQSITKRLLSGGNSTIAELSTELQSSVPTVTKAVNELLTEGYVVDMGKITNSGGRRPSLYSINPTCAYFLGVEVGISSMSIGLQNIKNELVSVELGASFILENTQKSLLKFCELINSFIEDSSVDKKLIVGVCINFSGRINSMEGFSYNYFFSENRPLNEIISEQLDLPVHLENDTRAMAFGEYCEGVVDDEQNIIFVNYSWGVAIGMITDGKLYYGKSGYSGEFGHSTIFNNDIMCQCGKLGCLETEISGWSLINQFKEAVKEGKQSKVTLDESSSTLQHNAIIAGAVNLEDTLCVDLVTQQSEKMGRYLSILLNIFNPDLLVIGGDFAQLGDYALLPIQSALKKYSLGLVNRDMKLKKSALGRRAGVIGACCVIKEKMLFPLINN
- a CDS encoding SusC/RagA family TonB-linked outer membrane protein; protein product: MKLLPKSKPINCRFTPKHGKVIKLTSTLLLVFTMQLATAKTEKSIALTYNNVKKNDPIQKKVTGTVTNEKGEALPGVNIVAKGTNFSAQTDFDGKFTIDVPDNATTLIVSYIGLQEQEVAIGTAPLNIVLKEIGQQMNEVIVVGYGSQNRRTLSTAVSKLDKKVLENVPYSNVTQSLQGNVTGLVVKTSSGQPGKASNILVRGGTSIDNPAGATPLYIVDGVIRTQIDDINSLDIASLQVLKDAAATSIYGARASNGVIIITTNTGKSGKMKVTYSVSTQSSTIGKKYNFMDGGDYIKFQRQGLYNAAELAGLSTTTGIARLGQLTGATPAGTGNNLQNNTPFATLLKSNLSPETISTLQAKGWQELQDPLNPASTIMYKSTDWNDVLFQTAMTQSHTLGFSGGNDTGVFDLSLGYLKGDGITIFTGYQRFTSKLNASLKIADNFTINGRMLFSKASNNQVVANSVVFNRYLGNSPTTKMYLEDGTLAPGQNNINGNPLYQMGKMKGINENNKLQMSVDGELRLAKDFTFTPSMSLYSENENDNTFQQAFLSGSSGLVDNTRTATRLSNQISQVQYEGVFAYKKDWENIGDFDAKLGVSKYDRTIKAFNASGKGSPSDLAQTLDSSPIPVSVYSNNTKLVLNSVFGRLNYDYKNRYFATASFRYDGSSSLGPDNRYGFFPGISAGWNMQEEKFWTATMPKVISSLKLRGSYGVNGNLGTLGDFQAGGLYSGSTNGIANSYNGQSAIINSQIANPGLKWEQSETINGGFDLGFNEDKIRIIGDFYNKLTSDLLTNLTLPSNSGFSTVLTNLGGLRSKGFELEIQANLYNQNDWKINVGANVSHNTNTIEKLPSNGNLNNRIGGTEIFDQNSGTYQYVGGLQEGQKIGNFYAHKQLYILSTQAEADAYNLKVHDTYVTKTAAAGGNPEGKKFAGDAVFEDTDNNGVIDSRDRKYMGNMFPTFVGGFNFDASYKGFSLTVRTDYSLGATIYNESRARFLGQFQGNYGLLAESAQSWQKEGDITDVPRYRWADQTNQNNLFRSEASGAAYNTNMFQGNSRYYESGDYLCIREITFSYNFPKSWVEKAKLASLRMYVTGSNLYYFTKYSGLSPEVQGIDGGSSLGLSAAGSTGTYPVPRNIILGLNISL
- a CDS encoding RagB/SusD family nutrient uptake outer membrane protein — its product is MKKKFLLYTLFFTTLSLFNSCQDDLELTSDSIITSDSFWKTEDDAKAGVNGMYVNFRIQTQQNYYLLGGARSAEITGGVQSPLTLANYYNNLLTPQNIDVDWAGLYTVVHSANLVLKYVPQITFSPTTVNEQKRYIAQAYSMRALCYFIMARSWGGVPIVTDPTENANQSQYIIPRNSIEETFAFIKKDIDAAIANFPDATNNKTQLSLASIYALKADVNLWTAKQLGGGTADLNTALTAINTIPGTPTLLPNFKDVFAYDKKANAEVVFAVRYSLADLPSNLADNWNQFMFVGPSDFAPLTSATATATFGTLGTGAGNAGISRVQPDITRFNFAATDTRKAATYLTLYNGAVPVVTGLVKYNGTVDGTLRRFVSDIIIYRWADILLMKAEIKNALGQDPTAEMNLVMQRADPSASFTNDSPANNDNVILNERLKELAFEGKSWWDLVRFNKTSLVPSMTAGKEVLFPISQNTINFNPKIVQNPLSK